Proteins encoded in a region of the Paenibacillus pedocola genome:
- a CDS encoding ABC transporter ATP-binding protein → MTLAVLSDVVKRYDQKLTVDHVNINIQEGEIFGLLGPNGAGKSTTISMICGLLKYDSGEIRIDGLSVKDQPIEVKKRIGLVPQELALYETLTAAENVRFFGKLYGLRGSLLKERTEEALAFTGLSDRAKEKPSTFSGGMKRRLNIACAIMHRPKLIIMDEPTVGIDPQSRNHILDSVKALNKLGSTIIYTSHYMEEVAAICDRVAIMDKGHIIACGTEKELRERVAHEEKIVVNALNITPALINELGKHPRINRVEVVQDAVELYLPSSQSELQDILFIFAKHEGVIVSLHIEEPDLETLFLSLTGRTLRD, encoded by the coding sequence ATGACTCTTGCGGTACTCAGTGATGTGGTGAAACGGTATGATCAGAAGCTGACGGTAGACCACGTGAATATCAATATTCAAGAAGGAGAAATATTCGGGCTTCTGGGGCCAAACGGCGCGGGAAAAAGCACAACGATCAGCATGATATGCGGCCTGCTCAAGTATGATTCGGGTGAAATCCGGATAGACGGACTGTCAGTCAAAGATCAGCCGATAGAGGTCAAAAAAAGAATTGGCCTGGTCCCCCAGGAGCTGGCTTTGTATGAAACATTGACGGCAGCGGAAAATGTGCGATTCTTCGGCAAGCTTTACGGGCTGCGGGGCAGTCTGCTTAAGGAACGGACGGAAGAGGCGCTTGCTTTTACCGGCCTGAGTGACCGGGCCAAGGAGAAGCCGTCCACCTTCTCGGGCGGGATGAAGCGGCGGTTAAACATCGCTTGTGCGATCATGCACCGCCCGAAGCTGATCATTATGGATGAGCCGACCGTCGGCATTGACCCGCAGTCGCGTAATCATATCCTGGATTCAGTCAAAGCCTTGAATAAGCTTGGTTCTACGATTATTTATACCAGTCATTACATGGAGGAGGTTGCGGCAATTTGCGACCGGGTGGCCATTATGGATAAGGGGCATATCATTGCCTGCGGCACGGAGAAGGAACTGCGTGAACGGGTCGCCCATGAGGAGAAAATTGTCGTGAACGCTCTGAATATTACACCGGCGCTGATTAATGAACTGGGCAAGCATCCGCGGATCAATCGTGTTGAGGTAGTGCAGGATGCGGTAGAGCTCTATCTGCCGTCTTCGCAAAGTGAGCTGCAGGACATTCTGTTTATTTTTGCCAAGCATGAGGGGGTCATTGTCTCCCTGCACATTGAAGAGCCGGATCTGGAGACGCTGTTCCTCAGTCTGACCGGACGGACCCTGCGGGACTGA
- a CDS encoding PDZ domain-containing protein: MNDMLELLTSLGTAVIHLLIQPYYYIALIFIALYYRRQVALERKLIHVKQHSWGAETWRTIWSGLMMGLLVSLAAVALGISLPPDAVICIWIVSLILMLFRVRYLCFAYSIGLLGIMQFIFSFFPDALQDGTAGRLVTALREMDIPALLVLAALLHLAEALLARWQGARLATPLFLAGKRGKVVGGYQLEAFWPLPLFLLIPSGTGISDLPWQPLLGGGLGLVSLPVIIGFSEMTQSLLPGRKAARTAGRLLAYSTLLLGVSLLAAWWSPLTLVAALLALLLHEGLSWYSALEERSTSPSFVHPPVGRKVLAVLPGSPAQELGILPGEVLLKVNGVLLTDAAQLHEALRMNPAYCKLEVQNREGESKYLQRPIYDGDHHQLGMILVPEPDEAVTAEAKPSSIFGIIGMKTGTRTRRRTLSAGGLQRANSAPSQPSQPDLTKQEPAEG; encoded by the coding sequence TTGAATGATATGCTAGAACTGCTTACAAGCTTGGGCACAGCGGTCATACATCTGCTGATACAGCCTTATTACTATATTGCACTTATATTTATTGCCCTTTACTACCGCAGACAGGTCGCGCTGGAACGCAAACTGATTCATGTGAAGCAGCACAGCTGGGGCGCGGAAACCTGGCGGACGATCTGGAGCGGACTTATGATGGGGCTGCTGGTTTCACTGGCTGCTGTAGCCTTGGGGATCTCTCTCCCGCCTGATGCTGTAATTTGTATCTGGATCGTCAGTCTGATCCTGATGTTATTCCGTGTGCGTTATTTATGCTTCGCTTACTCCATAGGCTTGTTAGGGATTATGCAGTTTATCTTCTCCTTCTTTCCAGATGCGCTGCAGGACGGAACAGCCGGCAGGCTGGTAACGGCGCTGCGGGAGATGGACATCCCGGCGCTGCTTGTGCTGGCCGCGCTGCTTCATCTCGCGGAAGCGCTGCTCGCGCGCTGGCAGGGCGCGCGGCTGGCGACCCCGCTTTTCCTGGCAGGCAAGCGCGGCAAGGTCGTCGGCGGCTACCAGCTTGAGGCCTTCTGGCCGCTGCCGCTGTTCCTGCTGATTCCCTCCGGAACGGGAATCAGCGATCTGCCATGGCAGCCGCTGCTGGGCGGCGGGCTTGGCCTGGTGTCTTTGCCGGTCATCATCGGCTTTAGCGAGATGACCCAGAGCCTGCTGCCCGGGCGCAAGGCTGCCCGCACGGCAGGACGGCTGCTGGCGTACAGCACCCTGTTGCTGGGCGTCAGCCTGCTGGCCGCCTGGTGGAGCCCGCTGACGCTGGTCGCGGCGCTGCTCGCGCTTCTCCTGCACGAAGGCTTAAGCTGGTACAGCGCTCTGGAGGAGCGCAGTACCAGTCCCAGCTTCGTGCATCCGCCCGTCGGCCGCAAGGTGCTGGCCGTACTGCCGGGCAGCCCGGCGCAGGAGCTGGGCATCCTGCCGGGTGAAGTGCTGCTGAAAGTCAACGGTGTCCTGTTGACCGATGCGGCGCAGCTGCATGAAGCGCTGCGCATGAACCCGGCGTACTGCAAGCTGGAGGTGCAGAACCGTGAGGGCGAGAGCAAATACCTGCAGCGGCCGATTTATGACGGGGACCACCACCAGCTCGGCATGATCCTTGTGCCGGAGCCGGATGAAGCGGTAACTGCTGAGGCGAAGCCGTCCAGTATCTTTGGGATTATCGGGATGAAGACGGGAACCCGTACACGCCGCAGAACGCTTTCGGCAGGCGGGCTGCAGCGGGCCAATTCGGCACCATCCCAGCCAAGCCAGCCGGACCTGACTAAGCAGGAACCGGCAGAGGGCTGA
- the ftsX gene encoding permease-like cell division protein FtsX, whose protein sequence is MSFKTFLRHVREGFKNVFRNGWMSVASITSIVVSLFVLGVFILLVLNVNSIADKADSQVQINVHLTLNTDEKMRETLQNEIGSMPEVSKVEFVSKEQGLKEFREDMGPDAAELLEGFDEDNNPLPDKLLVEVIEPTTVPFVADKIEALNKTHEEQPIYKVNYGKGSVETLFKITRAVRNIGFIFVAGLALMSMFLISNTIRVTILARRKEIGIMKLVGATNYFIRWPFFIEGALIGLIGSLVTSGVLYIGYSSLTNSVQGDPMLGLQLIPFEDIWVLLCGLLVGLGVLIGVWGSTVSIRKFLRV, encoded by the coding sequence ATGAGTTTTAAAACCTTCTTGCGGCATGTGCGGGAAGGCTTCAAAAACGTATTCCGCAACGGCTGGATGTCGGTGGCTTCCATCACATCTATTGTCGTCTCCTTATTCGTGCTTGGTGTCTTTATACTGCTTGTGCTTAATGTTAATTCTATCGCTGACAAGGCGGACAGCCAGGTGCAGATCAATGTGCATCTGACGCTGAATACCGACGAGAAGATGCGTGAAACGCTGCAGAATGAAATCGGCAGTATGCCGGAAGTCAGCAAGGTAGAGTTCGTGTCCAAAGAGCAGGGCCTTAAGGAATTCCGTGAGGATATGGGACCGGATGCCGCCGAGCTGCTGGAAGGCTTTGACGAAGATAATAATCCGCTGCCGGACAAGCTGCTGGTAGAGGTCATTGAACCTACCACGGTTCCGTTTGTAGCAGATAAGATAGAAGCACTAAACAAAACGCATGAAGAGCAGCCGATATATAAAGTAAACTACGGCAAAGGCTCCGTAGAGACGCTGTTTAAGATTACGCGCGCTGTGCGCAATATAGGCTTTATTTTTGTAGCAGGTCTGGCCCTGATGTCGATGTTCCTGATCTCCAATACGATTCGGGTAACTATTCTCGCCCGCCGCAAGGAGATCGGCATCATGAAGCTGGTGGGGGCGACGAATTATTTTATCCGCTGGCCGTTCTTTATTGAAGGAGCGCTCATCGGGCTGATTGGTTCACTCGTGACCTCTGGAGTACTGTACATTGGATACAGCAGTCTTACGAATTCCGTACAGGGAGATCCGATGCTTGGACTGCAGCTGATCCCGTTTGAAGATATCTGGGTGCTGCTCTGCGGGCTGCTGGTCGGTCTGGGCGTACTGATCGGCGTCTGGGGAAGTACCGTGTCAATCCGCAAATTCCTGAGAGTATAG
- a CDS encoding ABC transporter permease: protein MNIWTIMTYELRRQLRSRTLLLNMLLLPLVLIFLLGASLSGVVGVDGSESVDPVKTAIVYSSAADAGKSAMLEDFVKSDEVKDYIIPVEVGTRQEAESGLRTGKYGYAVIVPQGFDSEVQSGKKAELEFILGKNHSDNTVAGTVFDNFLSAINYKQAAAMTLGPAAITAALPMAAEQSAVKLGDLNNGGKTYNASQFYAASMLLMFLLYSGFTVSHSLFSEKDSHTLFRINSMPVKGSQLFIGKMLGVGVVTVLQCAAIIFFTDVLFGVYWGNRPGLLMLFCLLMIIASMTFSILICMFSKTRTSAINIINIVTVVMTFLSGGMAPLPDAWVNSVGAFTINHWEQQAMIRMMLHSGLGQILPNLLVMSVICLVLFSAALFTYRKVGYHE, encoded by the coding sequence ATGAATATTTGGACGATTATGACGTATGAGCTGCGCCGGCAGTTGCGTTCACGCACGTTGCTGTTGAATATGCTTTTGCTGCCGCTGGTGCTGATTTTTCTGCTGGGGGCTTCACTCTCCGGGGTTGTGGGCGTAGACGGCTCGGAATCGGTGGATCCGGTAAAGACGGCTATAGTGTATTCCTCGGCTGCGGATGCCGGGAAATCGGCAATGCTTGAGGATTTTGTGAAATCGGATGAGGTTAAGGATTACATTATTCCTGTGGAAGTCGGGACCCGGCAGGAGGCGGAAAGCGGGCTCCGCACGGGCAAATACGGATACGCAGTCATTGTGCCGCAGGGTTTTGACAGCGAAGTTCAAAGCGGCAAAAAGGCGGAGCTGGAGTTCATTCTCGGCAAAAACCATAGTGACAACACCGTTGCAGGCACAGTGTTTGACAACTTCCTCAGCGCTATCAATTACAAGCAGGCGGCAGCAATGACGCTTGGTCCGGCAGCGATCACGGCAGCTTTGCCGATGGCGGCTGAACAGTCTGCGGTGAAACTTGGGGACCTTAACAATGGCGGGAAAACCTACAACGCCTCCCAGTTCTATGCGGCTTCCATGCTGCTGATGTTTCTCCTGTACAGCGGATTTACAGTTAGCCACTCTCTGTTCAGCGAGAAAGACAGCCACACCCTCTTCCGCATCAACTCCATGCCGGTAAAAGGCTCACAGCTGTTCATCGGCAAAATGCTGGGAGTCGGTGTTGTGACGGTGCTGCAGTGTGCAGCAATTATTTTCTTTACCGATGTGCTGTTCGGTGTCTATTGGGGCAACCGCCCGGGCCTGCTGATGCTGTTCTGCCTGCTGATGATTATTGCCTCGATGACATTCTCCATTCTCATCTGCATGTTCAGCAAAACAAGAACAAGCGCTATTAATATCATCAACATTGTTACGGTAGTTATGACCTTTCTCAGCGGGGGGATGGCGCCGCTTCCGGATGCATGGGTGAACAGCGTGGGTGCCTTTACAATAAACCACTGGGAGCAGCAGGCCATGATCCGGATGATGCTGCATTCCGGGTTAGGGCAGATTTTACCGAATTTGCTCGTAATGTCGGTTATTTGCCTCGTTTTGTTCAGCGCGGCTCTGTTCACATACCGAAAGGTGGGTTACCATGAATAA
- a CDS encoding sensor histidine kinase: MTRELKLIRYGLIVVPALISVYTYDYSDYGLFTFYLLVQLLLATIGVRLPKSLPVLAVSLELLYSAWMCQTYGMLMIFPAISAMLCYSRFQPKRVPVLLALLHLAALNVAFSSAAPYERAYMNLTFLLAAALNELLRRTGRGREDTLFLYDELRKKHFELDEARNRLLEFTAQVEKAATAEERIRIARQLHDDIGHRLIRVKMMVEAAIHTLPAAPETGMNMMGQIRDQLAASMDDMRAAIRQVNHSPQLEGAYALDQLLEETGRDTGIKTSYQVHGYPFPLYPSIQVVLYKNARESLTNALRHGKATAVWISMFYSEHEVVMEVSNNGTLPEEDQLRRLRPGGGGMGLEGMHERTRLIGGTLELRLETPFTVITRLPVYRQGDYKQPHIP; this comes from the coding sequence TTGACCAGAGAACTGAAGCTAATCCGTTACGGTCTTATTGTTGTTCCGGCTTTAATTTCTGTATATACATACGACTACTCCGATTATGGATTATTCACCTTCTATCTCCTGGTGCAGCTGCTGCTGGCAACGATCGGTGTCAGGCTGCCTAAATCACTGCCTGTTCTGGCCGTTTCCCTTGAACTGCTGTACAGCGCCTGGATGTGCCAAACGTATGGCATGCTGATGATTTTCCCGGCGATTTCTGCGATGCTCTGTTATTCCCGGTTTCAGCCGAAGCGGGTTCCCGTGCTGCTCGCCTTGCTTCATCTGGCTGCCTTGAATGTGGCCTTCAGCTCCGCAGCACCGTACGAACGGGCCTACATGAATCTCACTTTTCTGCTTGCAGCTGCACTGAACGAGCTGCTGCGCAGGACAGGACGCGGCCGTGAAGACACCCTGTTTCTATATGACGAGCTGCGCAAAAAACACTTCGAACTGGACGAGGCCCGTAACCGGCTGCTGGAGTTCACCGCACAGGTTGAGAAGGCAGCTACCGCCGAGGAACGGATCCGGATCGCCCGCCAGCTGCATGATGATATCGGCCACCGCCTGATCCGGGTCAAAATGATGGTCGAAGCCGCGATCCATACCCTGCCGGCTGCTCCGGAGACAGGGATGAACATGATGGGCCAGATCCGCGACCAGCTCGCCGCCAGCATGGATGATATGCGTGCCGCGATCAGGCAGGTGAACCATTCTCCGCAGCTTGAGGGCGCTTATGCGTTGGATCAGCTGCTGGAGGAGACCGGCCGTGATACCGGCATTAAGACATCTTATCAGGTGCATGGCTATCCTTTTCCGCTATATCCCAGCATTCAGGTCGTACTCTATAAAAATGCCCGGGAGTCACTTACCAATGCCTTGAGGCATGGAAAAGCGACCGCCGTATGGATCTCCATGTTCTACAGTGAGCATGAGGTTGTCATGGAGGTCAGCAACAACGGGACACTGCCTGAAGAAGATCAGCTCCGCAGGCTCCGGCCCGGCGGCGGCGGGATGGGACTGGAAGGTATGCATGAGCGTACCCGCCTGATTGGCGGGACACTGGAGCTGCGCCTGGAAACGCCATTCACCGTAATTACCCGGCTGCCGGTTTACCGGCAGGGGGACTATAAGCAGCCTCATATTCCATAA
- the ftsE gene encoding cell division ATP-binding protein FtsE: MIEMQDVWKTYPNGTHALQGISVKIDRNEFVYVVGPSGAGKSTFMKLIYREETPTKGQISVGGFNIGKLKPRKIPYVRRNIGVVFQDFRLLPKLTAYENVAFAMEVIEAPKKVIRKRVPEVLELVGLRSKANREPSQLSGGEQQRIAIARAIVNNPSVIIADEPTGNLDPETSWGIMQLLDEINFRGTTIVMATHNRDIVNKMRKRVLAIENGNIVRDQVRGEYGYEF; this comes from the coding sequence TTGATCGAAATGCAGGATGTCTGGAAGACCTACCCCAACGGAACCCACGCGCTTCAGGGGATATCCGTCAAGATCGACCGCAATGAGTTCGTGTATGTCGTCGGACCATCCGGCGCAGGGAAATCAACGTTCATGAAATTAATTTATAGAGAAGAGACTCCGACGAAGGGACAGATCTCGGTAGGCGGATTCAACATAGGTAAGCTCAAACCGCGCAAAATCCCGTACGTCCGGCGTAATATCGGCGTAGTGTTCCAGGATTTCCGGCTGCTGCCGAAGCTGACGGCCTACGAGAATGTTGCGTTTGCGATGGAGGTTATCGAAGCGCCGAAGAAGGTTATCAGGAAACGTGTCCCTGAAGTGCTCGAATTAGTCGGCCTGCGCAGCAAAGCGAACCGCGAGCCCTCCCAGCTCTCAGGCGGGGAACAGCAGCGGATTGCCATTGCCCGGGCGATTGTCAATAACCCTTCCGTCATTATTGCGGACGAGCCTACCGGCAATCTGGACCCCGAGACTTCCTGGGGAATTATGCAGCTCCTTGACGAGATTAATTTTCGCGGCACAACGATTGTGATGGCTACCCACAACAGGGATATTGTCAACAAAATGCGCAAACGGGTGCTGGCGATCGAGAATGGTAATATTGTCAGAGACCAAGTGAGAGGGGAATATGGTTATGAGTTTTAA
- a CDS encoding murein hydrolase activator EnvC family protein — MKKIAAGLAVALLAVTLLGPSDGYAKKTTVSEIDQQLKKLQQEVQAAKAAQDQAASRNQVAQHYKNKTTLNLQYVLDQIAQVKGEMTTISGKIASTEQSLNVTAAELDEAEARVASREKLLESRVRLMYTDGAVSYLDVLLSSTSFSDFLDRADSLKMIVDQDQDLLVQHKLDKQTVIAKKQELEGQYAQAKQLYTDLESQRTVLKEKEAEKQELIAYYDEEIQEADEVTEEQNAKLVQLASERSALEEQKDKIKAEEAARKAAAAKAEAARRAAAAAKAKASRSVSSSSSSSDYAGGNGPFLLPVGSARISSGYGYRTHPVTGEVGKMHTGVDFAVPQGTDIHAADSGTVLVAEWWSGYGYCVIIDHGGGVWTLYGHIREGGIKVKAGEKVDRGQVIAESGSTGRSTGPHLHFEVRIDGKTVDPMPYL, encoded by the coding sequence TTGAAGAAGATTGCCGCCGGATTAGCCGTAGCACTGCTGGCTGTCACTTTATTAGGGCCCTCTGACGGATATGCCAAGAAGACAACGGTTTCTGAAATAGATCAGCAGCTGAAGAAGCTGCAGCAAGAGGTGCAGGCCGCCAAGGCAGCACAGGATCAGGCTGCTTCCCGTAATCAGGTAGCCCAGCACTATAAGAACAAAACAACGCTGAATCTCCAGTATGTGCTGGATCAGATTGCCCAGGTCAAAGGCGAGATGACGACCATCTCCGGCAAAATCGCCAGCACAGAGCAGTCGCTGAATGTGACGGCGGCCGAGCTGGATGAAGCAGAGGCGCGTGTTGCTTCGCGCGAGAAGCTGCTGGAATCCCGTGTCCGGCTGATGTATACAGATGGGGCAGTTTCATATCTTGACGTACTGCTGTCTTCAACGAGCTTCTCGGATTTCCTGGACCGGGCCGACTCGCTGAAGATGATTGTAGACCAGGATCAGGATCTGCTGGTGCAGCATAAGCTGGACAAGCAGACGGTGATCGCGAAGAAGCAGGAGCTCGAGGGGCAATACGCCCAGGCTAAGCAGCTTTATACGGATCTGGAATCCCAGCGCACGGTGCTTAAGGAGAAGGAAGCCGAGAAGCAGGAGCTTATCGCTTATTATGATGAAGAGATCCAGGAAGCTGATGAAGTTACTGAAGAGCAGAACGCCAAGCTGGTGCAGCTGGCCAGCGAACGTTCGGCGCTTGAAGAGCAGAAGGACAAAATAAAGGCGGAGGAAGCGGCACGCAAAGCAGCTGCAGCCAAGGCGGAAGCGGCGCGCAGAGCAGCCGCCGCAGCTAAAGCCAAAGCCTCCAGAAGCGTCAGCAGTTCTAGTTCCTCGTCGGACTATGCCGGAGGTAACGGACCGTTTCTGCTCCCGGTAGGCTCGGCGCGGATTTCCTCGGGGTACGGTTACCGGACACATCCGGTAACCGGTGAGGTCGGCAAAATGCATACCGGCGTAGACTTTGCGGTTCCGCAGGGGACAGACATTCATGCCGCTGATTCCGGCACCGTACTGGTCGCCGAATGGTGGAGCGGCTACGGATACTGCGTGATTATCGACCACGGCGGCGGTGTATGGACACTGTACGGCCATATCCGTGAAGGCGGGATTAAAGTCAAAGCCGGCGAGAAGGTAGACAGAGGCCAGGTCATCGCCGAATCGGGATCGACCGGGCGTTCTACAGGCCCGCATCTTCATTTCGAGGTGCGGATTGACGGTAAAACCGTTGATCCGATGCCGTATCTCTAA
- a CDS encoding S41 family peptidase gives MLKKSTAAFMIVAALLCGSLLTLGVTGYAQVFGQAAGEGVAAVLQTSGLQEKESQKLGTALSLIESNYYEAVDRDKLIDGAVNGMMEALGDPYSNYMGKETAEKFEESIEGSFSGIGAEVSSDNGKVVVVSPIKGAPAEKAGIQAKDIILSVNGESLDGLELNDAVAKIRGPKGSKATLKVQRTGSAEPLEFVITRDDVKLETVYATMEKDGVGVIEVTQFSMNTAERFKEELANLEKKGMKGLVIDVRNDPGGVLQRVVEMAELFVPNGKAIVKIDEKGKALEVIKSNGSSKDYPVVVLMNKGSASASEILAGALQQSAGAKLIGENSFGKGTVQTSFEKELGDGSLLKITIAKWLTPDGTWIHGKGIKPDIAVAQPDYFSVAPINKSVTLQYNMNSSDVKSAQTMLDGLGYKPGRKDGYFDAGTKNAVKKFQSASKLQATGIIDAKTAESLELALIKVIQDPANDNQRNKGIEEVRKEIKEAASKK, from the coding sequence ATGTTAAAGAAAAGCACGGCGGCCTTTATGATCGTCGCTGCGTTGTTATGCGGCAGTCTCCTGACCCTGGGCGTTACCGGCTATGCGCAAGTCTTCGGACAAGCTGCCGGTGAAGGCGTGGCTGCGGTTTTGCAGACCAGCGGCTTACAGGAGAAGGAATCCCAGAAGCTGGGTACCGCGCTGAGCCTGATCGAATCGAACTATTACGAGGCTGTAGACCGGGACAAGCTGATCGACGGTGCTGTCAACGGTATGATGGAAGCACTGGGCGACCCTTATTCCAATTATATGGGCAAAGAAACCGCCGAGAAATTCGAAGAGAGTATTGAAGGTTCCTTCTCAGGAATCGGTGCGGAGGTATCCTCGGATAACGGCAAGGTCGTCGTTGTCTCGCCGATCAAGGGAGCGCCGGCTGAAAAGGCCGGGATACAGGCTAAGGATATTATTCTGTCGGTGAACGGCGAATCCCTGGACGGGCTTGAGCTGAATGATGCAGTGGCCAAGATCCGGGGGCCTAAGGGCAGCAAGGCTACCCTCAAGGTTCAGCGTACAGGTTCTGCGGAGCCGCTGGAGTTCGTGATTACCCGCGATGATGTGAAGCTGGAAACCGTCTATGCCACCATGGAAAAGGACGGAGTCGGCGTAATCGAAGTGACCCAGTTCTCCATGAACACCGCCGAGCGGTTTAAGGAAGAGCTGGCTAACCTGGAGAAGAAGGGCATGAAGGGACTCGTCATTGATGTCCGCAATGATCCCGGCGGTGTATTACAGCGGGTCGTTGAGATGGCGGAGCTGTTCGTCCCTAACGGCAAGGCAATCGTTAAGATAGACGAAAAGGGCAAAGCGCTCGAAGTTATTAAATCGAATGGCTCAAGTAAAGATTATCCGGTCGTTGTTCTGATGAACAAAGGCAGCGCAAGCGCATCGGAGATTCTGGCCGGGGCTCTGCAGCAATCGGCCGGAGCCAAGCTGATCGGCGAGAATTCGTTCGGCAAGGGCACGGTGCAGACAAGCTTTGAGAAAGAACTTGGGGATGGCAGCCTGCTCAAGATTACCATTGCCAAGTGGCTGACACCGGACGGTACCTGGATTCACGGTAAGGGTATCAAGCCGGATATCGCTGTAGCGCAGCCGGATTACTTCTCGGTTGCACCGATTAACAAGAGTGTGACCCTGCAATATAACATGAACAGCTCGGATGTGAAGAGCGCGCAAACCATGCTGGACGGTCTGGGCTACAAACCGGGCCGCAAAGACGGATACTTCGATGCCGGGACAAAGAATGCGGTGAAGAAATTCCAGAGTGCATCGAAGCTGCAGGCAACAGGCATTATCGATGCCAAGACGGCAGAATCACTCGAGCTGGCCCTGATCAAGGTCATTCAGGACCCGGCCAATGACAACCAGCGCAACAAGGGAATCGAAGAGGTGCGGAAGGAAATTAAGGAAGCGGCGTCGAAAAAGTAA
- a CDS encoding response regulator transcription factor: MIKVVIVDDDSFIRESLKVLVGLDAEIEVVGSAGDGQEALALLHELPQADVVLMDIRMPNCDGVEGTRRIKTSYPQISVLMLTTFDDDEYIIEALRNGASGYLLKNIPPDRIIQGIKTVHEGNMLIHPDIARKMAGFLQPASRPEAAEQPQLDAYGLTKAELAVVSSIAEGLTNKEIAGKLFLSEGTVKNYITDILSKLGLRDRTQIAIFYLKSRREK, encoded by the coding sequence ATGATAAAAGTAGTGATTGTGGACGACGATTCTTTTATCCGCGAGAGTCTGAAGGTACTGGTCGGACTGGATGCTGAGATTGAAGTCGTGGGCAGTGCGGGCGATGGACAGGAAGCACTCGCACTGCTCCATGAACTGCCTCAGGCCGATGTCGTGCTGATGGATATACGGATGCCGAACTGTGATGGCGTCGAAGGAACCCGCCGCATCAAAACATCCTATCCGCAGATATCCGTACTGATGCTGACTACCTTTGACGATGATGAGTATATTATCGAAGCGCTGCGCAACGGGGCCAGCGGCTATCTGCTGAAGAACATCCCGCCGGACCGGATTATTCAGGGCATCAAAACCGTCCATGAAGGCAACATGCTGATCCACCCCGACATCGCCCGGAAAATGGCCGGATTTCTGCAGCCGGCTTCACGGCCGGAGGCAGCGGAGCAGCCCCAGCTTGACGCTTACGGTCTGACCAAAGCTGAATTGGCCGTAGTATCATCCATTGCAGAAGGCCTGACCAATAAAGAGATTGCCGGAAAGCTGTTCCTTAGCGAGGGAACGGTTAAAAACTACATCACCGATATTCTTAGCAAGCTCGGCCTGCGTGACCGGACACAGATCGCTATTTTTTATCTGAAAAGCCGGCGGGAGAAGTAA